From a single Glycine soja cultivar W05 chromosome 19, ASM419377v2, whole genome shotgun sequence genomic region:
- the LOC114399640 gene encoding uncharacterized protein LOC114399640, which yields MSSICISNCINDARDPRVPVRASYVNLYKWPESDAEFVRSRSCNREKGSHILYGHPRVVDSISCRQMYLRSYTFSREEENELEKTHKCFGRAKMKKKKKHGSETKPDEAKKTKCLVWSKAKEVSCSALSRILRRVLSCSASVDVVDEKY from the coding sequence ATGAGCTCAATTTGCATATCGAACTGCATCAACGACGCACGTGACCCACGTGTTCCCGTGAGGGCTTCCTACGTGAACCTCTACAAGTGGCCGGAATCGGATGCTGAGTTTGTGAGGTCAAGAAGTTGCAACAGAGAGAAGGGTTCTCATATATTGTACGGTCACCCTAGGGTGGTGGACAGCATCTCCTGCAGGCAAATGTACCTCAGAAGCTACACGTTTTCTAGGGAAGAAGAGAACGAGCTCGAGAAAACCCACAAGTGTTTTGGTAGGgcaaagatgaagaagaagaaaaaacatggGAGCGAGACAAAGCCTGATGAGGCTAAGAAAACCAAGTGCTTGGTTTGGAGTAAGGCTAAGGAGGTCTCGTGTTCTGCTTTGTCTAGGATTCTCCGAAGGGTCTTGTCCTGTTCCGCTAGTGTAGATGTTGTCGacgaaaaatattga
- the LOC114400186 gene encoding calcium-transporting ATPase 4, endoplasmic reticulum-type-like — MGKGGQDYGKRENTSSDASDREIFKAWAKDVRECEEQFKVNVKVGLNHDEVENRRKIYGLNELEKHEGQSIWSLILEQFNDTLVRILLAAAIISFVLAWYDGDEGGEMEITAFVEPLVIFLILIVNAIVGVWQESNAEKALDALKEIQSEHAVVIREGAKISNLPAKELVPGDIVELKVGDKVPADMRVVELISSTLRSEQGSLTGESEAVNKTNKRVDEDADIQGKRCMVFAGTTVVNGNCICLVTQTGMDTEIGKVHMQIHVASQSEEDTPLKKKLNEFGEKLTMIIGLICILVWLINVKYFLSWEYVDGWPRNFKFSFEKCTYYFEIAVALAVAAIPEGLPAVITTCLALGTRKMAQKNALVRKLPSVETLGCTTVICSDKTGTLTTNQMAVAKLVAIGHNVDTLRAFKVEGTTYNPADGQIENWPTSGLDANLQMIAKIAAVCNDAGVAQSEHKFVAHGMPTEAALKVLVEKMGLPEGSKVAQSASTRTLLRCCEWWSEHDQRLATLEFDRDRKSMGVIVDSGLGKRSLLVKGAVENVLDRSSKIQLRDGSIVNLDDNARNLVLQALHEMSTSALRCLGFAYKDELPKFENYSGNEDHPAHQLLLNPSNYSSIESELIFVGLVGLRDPPREEVYQAIEDCREAGIRVMVITGDNKNTAEAICREIGVFSPDEDISSKSLTGRDFMELRDKKTYLRQPGGLLFSRAEPRHKQEIVRLLKEEGEVVAMTGDGVNDAPALKLADIGIAMGIAGTEVAKEASDMVLADDNFSSIVAAVGEGRSIYNNMKAFIRYMISSNIGEVASIFLTAALGIPEGLIPVQLLWVNLVTDGPPATALGFNPPDKDIMKKPPRHSDDSLINLWILFRYLVIGIYVGLATVGIFIIWYTHGSFFGIDLSGDGHSLVTYTQLANWGQCSSWQNFTASPFTAGAKTITFDNPCDYFSTGKVKAMTLSLSVLVAIEMFNSLNALSEDGSLLTMPPWVNPWLLLAMSVSFGLHFLILYVPFLAQVFGIVPLSFNEWLLVLVVALPVILIDEILKFVGRCTSSRASSARKSKQKSE, encoded by the exons ATGGGGAAGGGAGGCCAAGATTATGGGAAACGAGAGAACACGAGTTCTGATGCTTCGGACCGTGAAATCTTCAAGGCGTGGGCGAAGGACGTCCGGGAGTGCGAGGAGCAATTCAAGGTTAATGTGAAGGTTGGTTTGAATCACGATGAGGTCGAGAATCGGCGCAAGATCTATGGATTGAACGAGTTGGAGAAGCACGAGGGGCAATCGATATGGAGTTTGATTCTGGAGCAGTTCAACGACACGCTCGTTCGGATTCTCCTCGCCGCTGCCATCATTTCCTTCGTGCTCGCTTGGTACGACGGCGACGAGGGCGGCGAGATGGAGATAACGGCGTTCGTGGAGCCTCTGGTGATTTTCCTGATACTAATCGTGAACGCAATTGTTGGCGTGTGGCAGGAGAGCAATGCGGAGAAGGCGCTTGATGCGCTGAAAGAGATTCAATCTGAGCACGCGGTCGTGATTCGAGAGGGCGCGAAAATTTCTAATTTGCCGGCGAAGGAACTTGTTCCCGGCGACATCGTTGAGCTTAAGGTTGGGGATAAGGTGCCTGCGGATATGCGTGTTGTGGAATTGATCAGTTCCACTTTGCGATCGGAGCAGGGTTCTTTGACTGGAGAGAGTGAAGCTGTGAATAAGACTAACAAGCGTGTGGATGAGGATGCTGATATTCAGGGGAAGAGGTGTATGGTTTTCGCGGGGACCACTGTTGTTAACGGGAATTGCATTTGCTTGGTCACTCAGACCGGCATGGACACCGAAATTGGGAAGGTGCATATGCAGATACACGTTGCCTCACAGAGCGAGGAGGATACCCCGTTGAAGAAGAAGCTCAATGAGTTTGGGGAGAAGCTAACCATGATAATTGGACTGATATGTATTTTGGTTTGGCTCATCAATGTTAAGTACTTCCTCTCTTGGGAGTATGTGGATGGATGGCCCAGGAACTTCAAGTTTTCCTTCGAGAAGTGTACCTATTACTTTGAGATTGCTGTGGCACTGGCTGTGGCCGCTATTCCGGAAGGTTTGCCTGCGGTCATCACGACTTGCCTGGCTCTTGGTACTCGAAAGATGGCCCAGAAGAATGCCCTGGTCCGGAAGTTGCCGAGCGTGGAGACTCTGGGTTGTACCACTGTTATTTGTTCGGATAAAACTGGAACATTGACTACTAACCAAATGGCTGTGGCAAAATTAGTTGCAATTGGCCATAATGTGGACACACTAAGGGCTTTCAAGGTGGAAGGAACTACATACAATCCAGCCGATGGCCAAATAGAGAACTGGCCAACTAGTGGATTGGATGCTAATCTTCAAATGATAGCAAAAATAGCTGCGGTCTGTAATGATGCTGGAGTCGCACAGTCAGAGCATAAGTTTGTCGCTCATGGAATGCCTACTGAAGCAGCCTTGAAG GTTTTGGTAGAGAAGATGGGCCTTCCTGAAGGATCCAAGGTTGCACAGTCAGCAAGCACACGTACCTTGCTGC GTTGCTGTGAATGGTGGAGTGAGCATGACCAACGACTTGCTACTCTTGAGTTTGACCGTGATAGGAAGTCAATGGGTGTTATTGTGGACTCTGGTTTAGGCAAAAGGTCGCTTCTAGTTAAG GGTGCTGTGGAAAATGTGTTGGACAGAAGCTCTAAAATTCAGTTGCGTGATGGTTCTATAGTGAACCTAGATGATAATGCAAGGAACCTTGTATTGCAAGCTCTCCATGAAATGTCGACTAGCGCATTGCGCTGTTTGGGATTTGCATACAAGGATGAACTCCCCAAATTTGAAAACTACAGTGGTAATGAAGATCATCCAGCTCACCAGCTTTTGCTTAATCCTTCCAACTATTCATCAATTGAAAGTGAACTTATTTTTGTTGGCTTGGTTGGATTGAGG GATCCTCCTAGGGAGGAAGTATACCAAGCAATTGAAGACTGCAGAGAAGCTGGAATTCGTGTTATGGTTATTACTGGAGACAACAAGAACACCGCTGAAGCTATATGCCGTGAAATAGGTGTATTTTCTCCAGATGAAGACATTAGTTCTAAAAGTTTAACTGGTAGAGATTTTATGGAACTGCGTGATAAAAAGACCTATCTGAGACAGCCTGGTgggcttttgttttcaagggcTGAACCTAGGCACAAGCAAGAAATTGTGAGGCTGCTGAAAGAGGAAGGGGAAGTGGTAGCCATGACTGGGGATGGTGTTAATGATGCTCCTGCCTTGAAGCTTGCAGACATTGGTATTGCAATGGGCATTGCAGGGACAGAG GTGGCAAAGGAAGCTTCAGATATGGTGTTGGCAGATGATAATTTTAGTTCAATTGTTGCTGCTGTTGGTGAGGGTAGATCTATCTACAATAATATGAAGGCCTTTATCAG GTATATGATCTCTTCCAATATTGGCGAGGTTGCTTCTATATTTTTAACAGCTGCATTAGGTATTCCTGAAGGATTGATACCTGTCCAGCTTCTGTGGGTCAATCTTGTCACTGATGGACCCCCTGCAACAGCTTTGGGATTTAATCCTCCAGATAAGGATATAATGAAAAAGCCTCCTCGTCACAGTGATgactcattaattaatttgtggaTTTTATTCCGCTATCTG GTTATTGGGATTTATGTTGGATTAGCTACAGTTGGTATCTTCATCATATGGTATACACATGGTTCCTTCTTTGGTATTGACCTTAGTGGGGATGGACATAGTCTTGTGACTTACACCCAACTTGCCAACTGGGGTCAATGCTCCTCATGGCAGAACTTCACTGCTTCTCCATTCACTGCTGGTGCTAAAACTATCACGTTTGATAACCCCTGTGATTACTTTTCAACTGGTAAAGTGAAAGCTATGACACTGTCACTTTCTGTGTTGGTAGCCATTGAAATGTTCAACTCTCTCAATGCCCTATCTGAAGATGGAAGCCTTTTGACAATGCCCCCTTGGGTCAACCCTTGGCTTCTTTTGGCAATGTCAGTATCATTTGGTCTGCACTTTTTGATCTTGTACGTGCCATTCTTAGCCCAAGTATTTGGTATCGTGCCTCTGAGCTTCAACGAGTGGCTTTTGGTTTTGGTTGTTGCACTTCCGGTCATTCTAATTGACGAGATTCTGAAATTTGTGGGGAGGTGTACAAGTTCTCGAGCATCAAGTGCAAGAAAATCAAAGCAAAAATCAGAGTAG
- the LOC114399177 gene encoding ABC transporter G family member 20-like, whose protein sequence is MSRLTPSPTNPVHEDRLPFFNQSMELVQPPTRTRSRTLGDLLKRVEDAQNDTPLAPPHHVLDLSSSSATHPFVLSFTNLTYNVNLRRKFTFFPATTASAPDHETKPNGTKTLLNDISGEARDGEIMAVLGASGSGKSTLIDALADRISKESLRGTVKLNGDVLESSLLKVISAYVMQDDLLFPMLTVEETLMFAAEFRLPRSFSKSKKKARVQALIDQLGLRSAASTVIGDEGHRGVSGGERRRVSIGTDIIHDPIVLFLDEPTSGLDSTSAFMVVKVLQRIAQSGSIVIMSIHQPSYRILSLLDHLIFLSHGNTVFSGSPANLPAFFSEFGHPIPENENRTEFALDLIRELEQEATGTKSLVDFNKSWQLKNKNQAQAQNEYDSKLSLKDAISASISRGKLVSGTNGNGRNNSTALVSVPAFANSFWMEMLVIGKRSLTNSRRMPELFGIRLGAVLVTGAILATIFWHLDDSPKGVQERVGFFAFAMSTTFYTCAEAMPVFLQERYIFMRETAHNAYRRSSYVLAHAIISLPSLLFLSLAFAATTFWAVGMTGGTSGFLFYFITILASFWAGNSFVTFLSGVVSHVMIGFTVVVAILAYFLLFSGFFISRDRIPPYWIWFHYLSLVKYPYEGVLQNEFDVRSPRCFVRGIQMFENTPLGMVPEALKVELLKSMSQTLGMNITRSTCVVTGEDVLKQQGITQLTKWNCLWITLAWGFFFRFLFYLALLFGSRNKRR, encoded by the coding sequence ATGTCTCGTCTAACACCATCACCAACCAACCCTGTCCACGAAGACAGGCTTCCTTTCTTCAACCAATCCATGGAACTAGTCCAACCCCCAACCCGAACCAGATCCAGAACCCTCGGCGACCTCCTTAAACGCGTCGAGGATGCTCAAAACGACACTCCTCTTGCACCACCCCACCATGTTCTCGATCTCTCCTCTTCCTCCGCCACCCACCCCTTTGTCCTCTCCTTCACCAACTTAACCTACAACGTCAACCTCCGCCGCAAGTTCACTTTTTTTCCCGCCACCACCGCTTCCGCGCCCGACCACGAAACCAAACCCAACGGCACCAAGACTCTCCTCAACGACATCTCCGGCGAGGCCAGGGACGGCGAGATCATGGCCGTTCTCGGCGCCAGCGGCTCCGGAAAGTCCACCTTAATCGACGCCCTCGCCGATAGAATCTCAAAAGAAAGCCTCAGAGGCACGGTGAAATTAAACGGCGACGTTCTGGAATCGAGTCTTTTGAAGGTTATATCCGCTTACGTCATGCAAGACGACCTCCTCTTTCCCATGCTCACCGTCGAAGAAACCCTAATGTTCGCCGCGGAGTTCAGACTCCCTCGCTCTTTCTCAAAGTCCAAGAAAAAGGCTCGTGTACAAGCCCTCATCGACCAGCTCGGCCTCCGCTCCGCCGCCTCCACCGTCATCGGCGACGAGGGCCACCGCGGAGTCTCCGGCGGCGAACGCCGCCGAGTCTCCATCGGCACCGACATCATCCACGACCCCATCGTGCTCTTCCTCGACGAACCAACCTCCGGCCTCGACTCCACCAGCGCCTTCATGGTCGTCAAAGTCTTACAGCGAATCGCTCAGAGCGGAAGCATCGTCATCATGTCCATTCACCAACCTAGCTACAGAATCTTGAGCCTCTTAGACCACTTGATCTTCCTCTCCCACGGAAACACCGTCTTCAGCGGCTCTCCGGCGAACCTTCCCGCCTTCTTCTCCGAGTTCGGCCACCCCATCCCGGAGAACGAAAACCGAACCGAATTCGCACTCGACCTAATCCGCGAACTCGAACAAGAAGCTACTGGTACCAAGAGTTTAGTAGACTTCAACAAATCCTGGCAGCTGAAAAACAAAAACCAGGCCCAGGCCCAGAACGAGTATGATTCCAAACTATCTCTCAAGGACGCTATCAGCGCTAGCATTTCTAGAGGCAAACTCGTGTCCGGCACTAACGGTAACGGCAGGAACAACTCAACGGCACTGGTTTCAGTTCCCGCCTTCGCGAATTCGTTTTGGATGGAGATGTTGGTGATAGGAAAACGGTCGCTAACTAACTCAAGGAGGATGCCGGAGTTATTCGGGATTCGTTTGGGTGCAGTTCTGGTCACGGGGGCAATCTTGGCAACAATCTTTTGGCACCTGGACGATTCCCCGAAAGGAGTCCAAGAGCGCGTGGGGTTCTTCGCGTTCGCCATGTCCACCACGTTCTACACGTGCGCCGAAGCCATGCCGGTGTTCCTCCAAGAGCGCTACATCTTCATGAGAGAAACCGCACACAACGCGTACCGTCGCTCGTCCTACGTGCTCGCGCACGCAATCATTTCCCTCCCTTCCTTGCTTTTTCTCTCCCTCGCATTTGCGGCCACAACGTTTTGGGCCGTGGGCATGACCGGCGGCACTTCGGGcttcctcttttattttatcACAATTTTGGCCTCGTTTTGGGCCGGGAACTCGTTCGTGACGTTCCTCTCCGGCGTGGTGTCGCACGTGATGATAGGGTTCACCGTGGTGGTTGCAATTCTGGCTTACTTCCTCCTCTTCAGCGGGTTCTTCATCAGCAGGGACAGGATCCCTCCGTACTGGATATGGTTCCACTACCTTTCGCTGGTGAAGTACCCGTACGAGGGAGTGCTGCAGAATGAGTTCGATGTGAGGTCTCCGAGGTGTTTTGTGAGAGGGATTCAGATGTTCGAGAACACGCCGCTGGGGATGGTGCCGGAAGCCCTGAAGGTGGAGCTGCTCAAGAGCATGAGCCAGACTCTAGGAATGAACATCACGAGGTCCACCTGCGTGGTCACCGGAGAGGATGTGCTGAAGCAGCAGGGGATCACGCAGCTGACCAAGTGGAACTGCTTGTGGATCACGCTGGCTTGGGGGTTCTTCTTTCGCTTCCTCTTTTATTTGGCGCTGCTCTTTGGGAGCAGGAACAAGAGGAGGTAG